The DNA sequence TTGATTGAACTCGCTCCGACCGTTAGCAGCCTGTCCTACTCCACCGTGCAGTCGTTCATGTACGAAACCAGCAAAAGAACAGTACTTGCCAGCACCGAGCAGAACGGAAAGTTCCTACTGCACCTTGTTGTCTACTGCAATCAAGAGTTCCCTGGGCATGCTGATGAGACCCAACGGTACGGCCTGGTGGTTTCGCTCGAGCACGAAGACGCCCAGATACAGCTGTACCAAAGCGTTCAACAAACCGTCGTCACCGACGTTCGTGTTCGGACCCGAGTGCGTGTATGACAAGTCGATCGGCTCATCTACAGATTTGTCGAGAGGCGCTTGGGCTAGGCGACACCGGGGTCAACTTCTATTGCACCAATCAGTGCAGAAGTACGCTACCAAGCGAAGCTGAAAAGAAAGAAAACCGCGCTCTAGAGCGCGGTTTTCAGTTGGCTGGGGCACATGGATTCGAACCATGATCGACGCTTCCAAAGAGCGTTGTCCTGCCGTTAGACGATGCCCCAACGCGGTGTTACTTGCAGGACGGCCTCCTCAGAGGCATGGGAAGTATAGCGAGGAGGCTTTCATAGGTCAAGGGGGGCGAAGCGGAGGCAAATCTGGCGTCATGCTCCGCCCTCTAGGCTGAACTCGTGAGATTTCTGCCTCCTCTCGTCGTCTTGTCTCTCGTCAGTTCCGTGGGAGCGGCGACATACCCGGCGTTCAGCCTCAAGTTCGTCACGAACGAGCCGCGCATCGAGAAAGGGCGGCTCGTGGAGGACACGATCGCCAAGCGCTACCCGGTGAACGCGGCGCTCGTCGCGCGTTCGCAGCGCATCGGGCGTCTTTCGACGGATCTGCTGCCGAGGTTGTCGCACACTTTCAACGTCATCGAGCAGAGAAAACCGAAGGAAGCGTACTTCGTCAACGACGAAGGCCGCTGGATCGCGCGGCAGCAGACGGGATGGGTCGTGGACCGCCGCGCCACGAAGGACAACATCTTGAAGGCCATCCAAGCCGGAAGGCACGAGGCCGAGATCGTGCTGAGACGCGTGGAACCCAAGCGCTCCGTGCGCGATTGGGCGCGGGCGGGAATTCTCCATCACGTCTCGGGCGGCGAATCGAACTTCGCGGGCAGCCCGTCGTTTCGCGTGAAGAACATCCTCGTGGGCGCCAAAAAGTTGGAGGAACGGTACGTGAAGCCGAGCGAGGAGTTCGACTTCAACGCGTACGTCGGCGAGATCGACAAGAAAAACGGCTTCGTGCCCGGCTACGTGATCTCGGGCGGAACGCTGGAAAAAGAGGATGGCGGCGGGATTTGCCAAGTGAGCACGACGATTTTTCGCGCGGCGTATCAAGGCGGCTTTCCGATCACGGAGCGCCACGAGCATTCGCACCGCGTGAAGTACTACGACCCGGTCGGGTACGAGGCGACGGTGTACGCGCCCAGCAAGAACTTCAAGTTCAGGAACGACACGAAGGCGCCGTTGTTCATCCAGGCGTCCTGGGACTTGCGGAGCAGCACCTTGCGCTTCGACATCTTCGGCGCGAAGCCGAACCGGAAAGTCACAGTGTCGAGGCCCGTCGTGACGAGTTTCAAGCCGCCAGCCAAGCCGTCGTACACGGCGGACCCGAATCAGGCGAAGGGAACGCGGCGTCTCGTGGACGTGCCGATGCAGGGCATGAAGGCCGCGATCACGCGCCGCATCGTGCAGGCCAACGGCGAGGCGCGCAAAGACCGCACGGTGAGCGTCTACGAGCCGTGGGGCGCGGTGTACGCCGTGAACCCGCGCGACAAGCGCCTCAAGGCCCAAGCGTCGAATTGAAAGCTTCGTTCGCAGAGCGGCGGCGCGTGACGCGCTATGCTGGCGAGTCGTGACGGCGAAGACGCGCTTCAAAACTCTGTACGACCTCGTGAAGTTCGAGCACACCGTGTTCGCGTTGCCGTTCGCGTACGCTGGCATGCTGCTGGCGTCCATGCAGGCGCTCGGCAGGCCGTGGCCGGGCCTCGGAGTCGCTCTGTGGGTGACGTTGGCGATGGTGGGTGCGCGGACGGCGGCGATGGCGGCGAACCGTCTCATCGATGCGCGCATCGACGCCTTGAATCCTCGAACGGCGAATCGGGAAATTCCGAAGGGCAAGGTGACGCCGCGTCAAGCGACGTGGTTGACGATCGCGAGTTTGGCTGTTCTGGCGTTTTCGGCGTGGCAGCTCAATCCGTTGTGTCTCGCCCTCATGCCGATCGCGGTGGTCTTCCTCATCGCGTATCCGTACACGAAGCGCTTCACGTGGCTGTGCCACGTGTGGTTGGGCGTGACGGACGGCGCGGCGGCGGCGGGAGGTTGGATCGCCGTGACGGGTCGCTTCGACTCGGGCGCGTGGCTGTTGTGGCTCGTGGTGATCGTGTGGATGGTGGGGCTCGACGTCATTTACGCCACGCAGGACGTCGATTTCGATCGTCGCCATGGAATCAAGAGCATTCCGGCGCGTTTCGGAGTGCCGAGCGCCCTGGGCATCGCGAGAATCTCGCACCTGCTGACGTTTCTCGCGCTCGTGGCGGTGGGCGTGGCGACGGCGGCCGCGTGGCCGTACTTCCTGGCGACGCTCGTCATGGGCGGCATTCTGGCGTACGAGCACGCGATCGTGAATCCCAAGGACTTGACGCGGGTGAACGTGGCGTTCTTCGACGCGAACATGTGGTTGTCGTTGACGATGCTGGTGGGCGTCGTGGCGGACGTGGCGTGGCGAGCGTTGACGTGACCTCGGAGTTGGCGCGCGCGCGCGCGGCCTTTCGTGAGGGAGAGGACCGCGAGGCGTTGGCGTTGCTTCGGCGCGCGAGGGACGCGCAGGAAGCGGGCTCGGTCGGGTGGGCGTCGCTGGAGCGCCTCGTGGGACTCGTGCTGATTCACATGCAACGCGAGGTGGAGGGAACGTTCGCGCTGGAGCGTTCGGACGCGGTGCTGGACGCGGCGGGCGCGCCGACGCCGACGCTGGAAGGCTGGGAGACGTCCTAGAATGGCGTTCATGGTGCTCGAAAGTTCCGCCGAAGAGTTCACGACGCGTTACGCGGCGCACGCGGCGCAGGGTGTGTTGTACCCGGGCGTGGAGGGCAGTCCGCTGTTGGAGTTCGAGGCGGGGGGAGTCGTGCTCTACCTCTTCGATCGTTCGGGGCCGTACGCGGCGTTGCCGGGACCCGCCAGGATGGTCGTGCACGCGGTCGCGAAGGTGTTGGAGGTCGTGGGGTCCGGCGAAGAGTCCGAGAGCTTGACGACGACGGGAATTTCCTCGGTGGAGGGCGTCGGGTACGTCGTGCAGGTGTCACGGAACGTGTGCGTGGTGCAGGCGCGTGTTCCGCTGGTGCTTGGCAGTTTCACGGCGCTTTCGCAACTGAGCGTGGGAGATTGGGTGCGCTTCGATTCTGAGGCGCCTCTTCATGGTTTTTTAATCTCGTAAAAATGAGAGGGGCAAAAGAACGCTGTGTCATAAATATGAAATGAAAGATTTCATAGACTATTTACACTGCCTCTCATGTCCGACGACTCGCCTTCCTCGCTCGTTCCTGTTCGGAGTTCCGAGCGGCACCATATCTGCGCTCTTTTCGCGGATGTGGTAGGAAGCACGCGGTTGTCACAAACGCTTCCGTTGGAGGCTTACTACGAAGTCATGGTGGAGGCTGTCCAACTTCTCATCTTGTCGTGTGCCGCGAACGGAGGTGACGTGTTGCAGCATCAGGGCGATTCGGTGTTGGCGTTGTGGGACGCGCGCCACACTCCTCATGCGCTCGAAGCGGCCTTCGCGTTGCATGACCGTCTCGGACGTCTCGTGGTAGCGAAACAAAGAGGATTGCACTTGCAGTTGCACGCGGGCGTCGCTTGTGGCGAGGTGATCTTCGGCGAAATCGTTGGGGCACGCTCGGCGTACGGAACACCGCTCAACCTCGCCAGACGCCTGTGCGACTTGGCGACGCCCGGAGAAATTTTGCTGTGCGAGGAAACGACGCGCCGCGTTCCTCCTACCCTCGTTGACGCGGGGCGTAGGGAGGTGCCGCGTGGATTTCCGCCCGTTATGATCTCGCGGTTGTTGTACTCACCTTCGAGAGGGGACATGAAAATAGGTTAAGTGAAGGCTCTCACCTTCTCATGAGAGCCGTTTCTAGACTGCAGGCATGGAACGCAAGCCGCTCGTGCTGGTCATCGAAGACGAAAAGGACATCGCCCGCTTCATCGAGCTCGAACTCGCTGCCGAGGGCTATGCGACCGAAGTTGCCTTCGACGGCGTGACGGGACTTTCCAAGTTCCGCGAAGTCAGCCCCGACCTCGTCATCCTCGACCTCATGCTGCCCGTCCTCGACGGGCTCGAAGTCGCGCGCCGCATTCGCAAGACCTCCAACACGCCCATCATCATCCTGACCGCCAAGGACAACATCCAAGACAAAGTCGAGGGCCTCGACTCGGGCGCCGACGACTACCTCGTCAAGCCCTTCTCCATCGAGGAGCTTCTCGCGCGCGTGCGCGCCCACCTGCGACGCGTCAACCCCGCCGTCACCGGTGAAGTTCGCGTCGCCGACCTCGTCATGAACCTCGACGGCCGCGAAATCTTTCGCGGCGGACGGCGCGTCGAACTGTCGGCGAAGGAATTCGAACTGCTCGAACTGCTCGCGCGCAATCCCGGCAAGGTCTTCTCGCGCTTCGAGATCGAAGAGAAAGTCTGGCCCGAGTACACGGGCGGCAGCAACGTCGTTGACGTGTACATCGGCTACTTACGACGCAAGCTCGAGGAAGGCGGCGAGCGCCGCCTCATTCACACCGTGCGCGGCGTCGGATACGTGCTGCGCGAAGAGTGAGGTTCGGGGACGAGGTGCGCGCCGCCTCGTCCCGCTCACGCTCTTCCACTACCCTGTAAAGCATGAAGCTTCGCTGGCGCCTCACCCTCTTTTACACGACGCTTCTGGCATTGGTGCTGTCCATCATCGGCTTCGCGGTCGTGCACAACTTGCGTTTCGTTTTGGAGAGCAACGCGCGCGAGCAACTCAAGACGACGTACCTCAACATCAGCCGTGAAGGACTGCGGCACCTCAAGTCCGACAACACCGACCTCACGCTGCCCGTCTCGACGGACCTCCTGACGGCGGTGGACGTCATTCCCAACGTCACGCCCGAGAACTTCCGGGCGCTGCCGTGGTCGACTGTGCAAGCGCTCAAGCAGCCGTACTACGTCTCTTCGAACTTGCAGCCCGACACGCCGCGCCGCGCGAATCAAGCGCCGTTCGCCTTGACGCGCGAGGACTTCGAGCGCTTGAAGACCGAACCGCTGTACATCCTCAAGCGGGCGTCCGTGCTGCGCTCCACGTCCACCGACAAGCGCGTTCCCGTCATCATGCTGATCGGGTTCTTCCCCTTGGACCGAGAGACGGACGCGACGATCTTCGACGGTCAAGTGCAGCCGTCCACTGGCATCTTGTACATGGCGTTCGACCTCAGCCCCACCTACGACGTCATCCGCCTTCTCCAGCCGATCGTGCTGCTGATTTCGATCGTCGGAGTGATTCTCGCCGGGGTCTTCGCGTACCTCTTGGCGGGCCGCGCGCTCAGGCCGCTGAAGTTCGTGCGTGACGCCGCCGAGAGCATCTCCGAGAAGACGCTGCGCCGCCGCGTGCCCGAGCCGCCGACCGGAGACGAGGTGCAGGACTTGGCGCGCGCGCTCAACTCCATGCTCGACCGTCTGGAGAACTCGTTCGAGGCGCAGCGACGCTTCACGTCCGACGCCAGCCACGAACTTCGCACTCCCGTCACGGCGATCAGCGGGCACGCGGGCTACTTGCTGCGGCGCACGAATCCCAGCGCGCAGCAAAGCGAGAGCCTCACGATCATCAAAAGCGAAGCGGACCGCCTCTCGAAGCTCATCGCGTCGCTGCTGGAACTCGCGCGCAGCGACTCGGGCGTCAATCCGTTGCGGCGCGAGCGCATGCTGTCGCTCATCTTCCTCGACGACATCAGCCGAGAGCTGCGACCCGTCGCGCAAGCGAGCGGCGCCGAGATTCGCACGGGCGGCGAGAACGTGGAGTTCGCCGCCGACTCCGACAAGTTGCGGCAAGTCATGATCAACCTCGTCTCGAATGCTCTCAAGGCGGGCGCGAAGGACGTCATGCTGTCATCGACGAAAGAAGGCAGCGAGTTGCTGCTGCGCGTCGCCGACGACGGCCCGGGCATTCCGCCCGAGCACCTCGCGCGGCTCTTCGACCGCTTCTACCGCGTGGAGGAATCGCGGTCGCGCGACGTCGGCGGTTCGGGTCTCGGGCTGGCGATCACGAAGTCCATCGTGGACGCGCACGACGGCATCATCTGGATCGAAAGCGCCGTCGGCGAGGGAACGATCGTGTACGTCAAGCTTCCGATCGTGCGGGTGAGCGAGGAGCTTGCCGAGGAAGTGGCGTGACGCTTACTTCTTCAAGCGGCGCAACGCCTCCTCGGGGCTGATCGCTCCTTTTTCCAGCAAGGTCAGCGCCTCGTCCTTCGGGTCGGGCAAGTCGGGCTCGTAGCCGATTCCGCGAAGCATCGCGTCGAAGCGGGCGCGAACCGTCGGGTACGACACGCCGAGGATCCGCTCCACCTCCTTGAGGTTGCCGCGCACCTTGATGTACAGGCGCAGGAATTCGAGGTTCTCCGAGCTCAGCAGCGCGAACTCGTTGAGCTCGAACTCGCCTCGCACGGTCACGTCGGCGTTGGGGAAGCGAAGTTCGATCACGACGGGCGCTTCCTTGACGCCGGGAAAAGGAATGGGGAGCGGTTTGGACATGGGCCTCCTCAGGCGAGCTTCCCTTCGAGGGAAGCGTTGAACGTCGAAACTCAGGTTAACGCCGAAACGCCCCCCTTGGAGGGGGGCTTCTCGAGGCGGGGGAAGCTCACGCCACGATCACGAGTTGCAGTTCGTTGCCGTCGCTGTCCTCGGATTGCAAAAGCGGACCGATGGGCGGGTTGCTTTTGAGCAGCAGCCTCAGCGCTTCGGGCGTCATGCCTTGGCGTTCGAGCAGCTTCCACGCGAGGGGCGGCAAGAGCTTGTCCGCGTGCTCGGCGAGGGCGAGGGGAATGTTCACGGTGAACTCGTTGCCGTCGCTGTCTTCGCCCGAGGCGCGCAAGGTACGGCCCGGCTTGCCGCTCGCCGCGCCGCGCGCGCCCATGGAGCCTTCGAGGGCGCTTTCGACGACGCTGGAGATGCGCTGCCCGAGGTCTTCGAAGCCGAAGGAGAAGTCGCCCTTGGGGAAAGGAGTGCGGCGTCCGCCCACCACGAACGAGGGCGTCGGCGACAGCGTGGCCAGCAGCAGGTCGGCGACCTTGTCCACGCCGAAGTCAGGAGCGTTCAGAAGGCCGAAGACGTGCGGTCGCGCTTCTTCGGACAGGGCCAGTTTCGGCGAGAGGGCTTGGAGGAGTTGCGCGGCGTCGTCGTGGCCGAGGCGACCTGCGGCGACGAGTTCGAGGATTTTCGTGATGCGTTCTTTCATGCGTGGAACCCTTTCAGACGGTCACGAGGCGGGCGTTGCCGCCCTGCACTTTGAGGTCGAGGTGCGCGTTGCCTTCGCCGAGCACGCCTTCGTACGAAGCGCTGACGAAGTCACGGGAGGTCTTCGTGACGTCGAGACCGCTGGCGCTGAGGTTGCCCGCGACGACGTCGCCGCGGAAGCGCACGCTGGACGCCGCGCCGAGTTCGAGGTTGAGGTTGCCGCCCTGCACCTTGACGCTGTGCTGCCCGCCGTTCAAGGTCGCGCGCCACTTGAGGTTGCCGCCCTGCACCTTGGCCTGCACGCCGAGCGCGTCGGCGAGGGTGAGGTTGCCGCCTTGCACGACCGCGTCGACGGTGGCGACCAGCGGATCGAGGGTGAGGTTGCCGCCTTGCACTTTGGCGGTCACTTCGGCCATGTCCGCCGGGATGACGAGGTCGGCGCGCAAGTTGCCTTCTTGGGTGAAGCCGTTCAGCACGCGCTCCAACCAGTTCGAGCCTTTTTCTTCCCATTGCAGCGGCGTGCGGGACACGCGCCAGCCTTGCGGCGATCCGACGAGTTCGAGACGGTCGGGCTGCGAGGCCGTCAGCATCGGTTGGGTGACGCCGTGATCGACGCGAACGGTGAGGCTGAAGCCTTGCACGTTGAGGTACAGGCGCGACGGCACTTCGCCGTCGTAGCGGTAGCTCATGACCTCGGTGCGAACGGGCGCGGCGGACGTCGCGGCGAGAGAACCGCTCGCTTCGTCGGTCCCGCTCGTAGCGTTCACGTCCTCGACACCTTCGTCGGCGGCGGAGGTCGTGCGGGCGGGTGCTCCGACGAGCTTGGCGGCTTCGTCGGCGGTGAGTTTGCCTTCGGCGACAAGTTGCTCCACCCGGCTCCGAAACTGTTCATCCTGATTCATACCTACCTCCTGCTTCTTTGTAAACCCTAGCTTGCTATTTTGTCAACTTACGTTTCATAGGCTTTTTGGCGTAGCGTTTCAAGGGCAGAAGGCGCGACAATGCCCGTCGTGATCCTTCGAACCGGAAGCCTCGTGCTGTACAAGTCGAAACCCGCCCGCGTCGAGGAGGTCAGCGGCGACAAACTCGAAATCTCGACTCCTTCCGGACGCGTACGCGTGCGGCCGAAGGACGTCGTGGAACTGCACCCCGGCCCCGTCGCGAACCTCGACGTCTCGATTCCGAGCGGCGATCCCCGCGACGCGTGGGACCTCGTGGAAGGCGAGACCTTCAGCTTGGCCGACCTCGCCGACCTCGCCTTCGGCTCGTTCACGCCCGGCGCGGCCCTCGGCGTGTGGAACTGGCTGCAAGACGGAACGTACTTCGAAGGCGGCGTGGACGGCGTGAAACCTAAGTCGCCCGGAGCGGTGCAGGCGACCTTGGACGCGCGCGAAGCAAAGGACCGCGAGGCGCGCGAGTGGGACGACTTCATCGCCGCCCTGAAGCGCCGCGACGTCACGGACGCGCGCAAGCTTGCCGACGT is a window from the Deinococcus yavapaiensis KR-236 genome containing:
- a CDS encoding VanW family protein, whose product is MRFLPPLVVLSLVSSVGAATYPAFSLKFVTNEPRIEKGRLVEDTIAKRYPVNAALVARSQRIGRLSTDLLPRLSHTFNVIEQRKPKEAYFVNDEGRWIARQQTGWVVDRRATKDNILKAIQAGRHEAEIVLRRVEPKRSVRDWARAGILHHVSGGESNFAGSPSFRVKNILVGAKKLEERYVKPSEEFDFNAYVGEIDKKNGFVPGYVISGGTLEKEDGGGICQVSTTIFRAAYQGGFPITERHEHSHRVKYYDPVGYEATVYAPSKNFKFRNDTKAPLFIQASWDLRSSTLRFDIFGAKPNRKVTVSRPVVTSFKPPAKPSYTADPNQAKGTRRLVDVPMQGMKAAITRRIVQANGEARKDRTVSVYEPWGAVYAVNPRDKRLKAQASN
- the mqnP gene encoding menaquinone biosynthesis prenyltransferase MqnP, encoding MTAKTRFKTLYDLVKFEHTVFALPFAYAGMLLASMQALGRPWPGLGVALWVTLAMVGARTAAMAANRLIDARIDALNPRTANREIPKGKVTPRQATWLTIASLAVLAFSAWQLNPLCLALMPIAVVFLIAYPYTKRFTWLCHVWLGVTDGAAAAGGWIAVTGRFDSGAWLLWLVVIVWMVGLDVIYATQDVDFDRRHGIKSIPARFGVPSALGIARISHLLTFLALVAVGVATAAAWPYFLATLVMGGILAYEHAIVNPKDLTRVNVAFFDANMWLSLTMLVGVVADVAWRALT
- a CDS encoding adenylate/guanylate cyclase domain-containing protein — translated: MSDDSPSSLVPVRSSERHHICALFADVVGSTRLSQTLPLEAYYEVMVEAVQLLILSCAANGGDVLQHQGDSVLALWDARHTPHALEAAFALHDRLGRLVVAKQRGLHLQLHAGVACGEVIFGEIVGARSAYGTPLNLARRLCDLATPGEILLCEETTRRVPPTLVDAGRREVPRGFPPVMISRLLYSPSRGDMKIG
- a CDS encoding response regulator transcription factor; protein product: MERKPLVLVIEDEKDIARFIELELAAEGYATEVAFDGVTGLSKFREVSPDLVILDLMLPVLDGLEVARRIRKTSNTPIIILTAKDNIQDKVEGLDSGADDYLVKPFSIEELLARVRAHLRRVNPAVTGEVRVADLVMNLDGREIFRGGRRVELSAKEFELLELLARNPGKVFSRFEIEEKVWPEYTGGSNVVDVYIGYLRRKLEEGGERRLIHTVRGVGYVLREE
- a CDS encoding sensor histidine kinase — translated: MKLRWRLTLFYTTLLALVLSIIGFAVVHNLRFVLESNAREQLKTTYLNISREGLRHLKSDNTDLTLPVSTDLLTAVDVIPNVTPENFRALPWSTVQALKQPYYVSSNLQPDTPRRANQAPFALTREDFERLKTEPLYILKRASVLRSTSTDKRVPVIMLIGFFPLDRETDATIFDGQVQPSTGILYMAFDLSPTYDVIRLLQPIVLLISIVGVILAGVFAYLLAGRALRPLKFVRDAAESISEKTLRRRVPEPPTGDEVQDLARALNSMLDRLENSFEAQRRFTSDASHELRTPVTAISGHAGYLLRRTNPSAQQSESLTIIKSEADRLSKLIASLLELARSDSGVNPLRRERMLSLIFLDDISRELRPVAQASGAEIRTGGENVEFAADSDKLRQVMINLVSNALKAGAKDVMLSSTKEGSELLLRVADDGPGIPPEHLARLFDRFYRVEESRSRDVGGSGLGLAITKSIVDAHDGIIWIESAVGEGTIVYVKLPIVRVSEELAEEVA
- a CDS encoding DUF2089 domain-containing protein: MSKPLPIPFPGVKEAPVVIELRFPNADVTVRGEFELNEFALLSSENLEFLRLYIKVRGNLKEVERILGVSYPTVRARFDAMLRGIGYEPDLPDPKDEALTLLEKGAISPEEALRRLKK